One Balaenoptera ricei isolate mBalRic1 chromosome 16, mBalRic1.hap2, whole genome shotgun sequence genomic window carries:
- the RPS24 gene encoding small ribosomal subunit protein eS24 isoform X2 — MNDTVTIRTRKFMTNRLLQRKQMVIDVLHPGKATVPKTEIREKLAKMYKTTPDVIFVFGFRTHFGGGKTTGFGMIYDSLDYAKKNEPKHRLARHGLYEKKKTSRKQRKERKNRMKKVRGTAKANVGAGKKKE; from the exons ATG AACGACACGGTAACTATCCGGACAAGGAAGTTCATGACCAACCGACTACTTCAGCGGAAACAAATG GTCATTGATGTCCTTCATCCTGGGAAGGCAACAGTACCTAAGACAGAAATTCGGGAAAAACTAGCCAAAATGTACAAGACCACACCAGATGTCATCTTTGTGTTCGGATTCCGAACCCATTTTGGTGGTGGCAAGACAACTGGCTTTGGCATGATTTACGATTCCTTGGATTATGCAAAGAAGAATGAGCCCAAACACAGGCTTGCAAGA catggcctgtatgagaagaaaaagacctcgAGAAAACAGCGAAAGGAACGcaagaacagaatgaagaaagtcAGGGGAACTGCAAAGGCCAATGTTGGTGCTGGCAAAAAG AAGGAATAA
- the RPS24 gene encoding small ribosomal subunit protein eS24 isoform X4, translated as MTNRLLQRKQMVIDVLHPGKATVPKTEIREKLAKMYKTTPDVIFVFGFRTHFGGGKTTGFGMIYDSLDYAKKNEPKHRLARHGLYEKKKTSRKQRKERKNRMKKVRGTAKANVGAGKKKVTCFEKPRNVVS; from the exons ATGACCAACCGACTACTTCAGCGGAAACAAATG GTCATTGATGTCCTTCATCCTGGGAAGGCAACAGTACCTAAGACAGAAATTCGGGAAAAACTAGCCAAAATGTACAAGACCACACCAGATGTCATCTTTGTGTTCGGATTCCGAACCCATTTTGGTGGTGGCAAGACAACTGGCTTTGGCATGATTTACGATTCCTTGGATTATGCAAAGAAGAATGAGCCCAAACACAGGCTTGCAAGA catggcctgtatgagaagaaaaagacctcgAGAAAACAGCGAAAGGAACGcaagaacagaatgaagaaagtcAGGGGAACTGCAAAGGCCAATGTTGGTGCTGGCAAAAAG AAGGTAACCTGTTTTGAGAAGCCACGTAACGTAGTATCTTAA
- the RPS24 gene encoding small ribosomal subunit protein eS24 isoform X5, translating to MNDTVTIRTRKFMTNRLLQRKQMVIDVLHPGKATVPKTEIREKLAKMYKTTPDVIFVFGFRTHFGGGKTTGFGMIYDSLDYAKKNEPKHRLARHGLYEKKKTSRKQRKERKNRMKKVRGTAKANVGAGKK from the exons ATG AACGACACGGTAACTATCCGGACAAGGAAGTTCATGACCAACCGACTACTTCAGCGGAAACAAATG GTCATTGATGTCCTTCATCCTGGGAAGGCAACAGTACCTAAGACAGAAATTCGGGAAAAACTAGCCAAAATGTACAAGACCACACCAGATGTCATCTTTGTGTTCGGATTCCGAACCCATTTTGGTGGTGGCAAGACAACTGGCTTTGGCATGATTTACGATTCCTTGGATTATGCAAAGAAGAATGAGCCCAAACACAGGCTTGCAAGA catggcctgtatgagaagaaaaagacctcgAGAAAACAGCGAAAGGAACGcaagaacagaatgaagaaagtcAGGGGAACTGCAAAGGCCAATGTTGGTGCTGGCAAAAAG TGA
- the RPS24 gene encoding small ribosomal subunit protein eS24 isoform X3 → MNDTVTIRTRKFMTNRLLQRKQMVIDVLHPGKATVPKTEIREKLAKMYKTTPDVIFVFGFRTHFGGGKTTGFGMIYDSLDYAKKNEPKHRLARHGLYEKKKTSRKQRKERKNRMKKVRGTAKANVGAGKKK, encoded by the exons ATG AACGACACGGTAACTATCCGGACAAGGAAGTTCATGACCAACCGACTACTTCAGCGGAAACAAATG GTCATTGATGTCCTTCATCCTGGGAAGGCAACAGTACCTAAGACAGAAATTCGGGAAAAACTAGCCAAAATGTACAAGACCACACCAGATGTCATCTTTGTGTTCGGATTCCGAACCCATTTTGGTGGTGGCAAGACAACTGGCTTTGGCATGATTTACGATTCCTTGGATTATGCAAAGAAGAATGAGCCCAAACACAGGCTTGCAAGA catggcctgtatgagaagaaaaagacctcgAGAAAACAGCGAAAGGAACGcaagaacagaatgaagaaagtcAGGGGAACTGCAAAGGCCAATGTTGGTGCTGGCAAAAAG AAATGA
- the RPS24 gene encoding small ribosomal subunit protein eS24 isoform X1 gives MNDTVTIRTRKFMTNRLLQRKQMVIDVLHPGKATVPKTEIREKLAKMYKTTPDVIFVFGFRTHFGGGKTTGFGMIYDSLDYAKKNEPKHRLARHGLYEKKKTSRKQRKERKNRMKKVRGTAKANVGAGKKKVTCFEKPRNVVS, from the exons ATG AACGACACGGTAACTATCCGGACAAGGAAGTTCATGACCAACCGACTACTTCAGCGGAAACAAATG GTCATTGATGTCCTTCATCCTGGGAAGGCAACAGTACCTAAGACAGAAATTCGGGAAAAACTAGCCAAAATGTACAAGACCACACCAGATGTCATCTTTGTGTTCGGATTCCGAACCCATTTTGGTGGTGGCAAGACAACTGGCTTTGGCATGATTTACGATTCCTTGGATTATGCAAAGAAGAATGAGCCCAAACACAGGCTTGCAAGA catggcctgtatgagaagaaaaagacctcgAGAAAACAGCGAAAGGAACGcaagaacagaatgaagaaagtcAGGGGAACTGCAAAGGCCAATGTTGGTGCTGGCAAAAAG AAGGTAACCTGTTTTGAGAAGCCACGTAACGTAGTATCTTAA